A part of Microbulbifer sp. MI-G genomic DNA contains:
- the tagH gene encoding type VI secretion system-associated FHA domain protein TagH produces the protein MKYNNSVSQEDMDLILSVLADPPGANMLKHTKLFTQAGGSLGRSADNDWVLPDPDRVVSSRHAQIAFSGNQYFLTDTSTNGTFYNGAEEMIGKGNQVSLKEGDILHMGEYRLKVTLRQPQAESHLPKGLGSADFLDTSDRTTFNSSTRAKIQNQNDARELDNWLEPGGGADISQSGEWGYIGSGTQQTPSSDSLLGVEAGPLDPLAAFDRPQAVATPDAPGLGGAVSQAGAGQWSDEDWWKDGSEQDHVSADQQAVHIAPEPPMEAQTPAQPQVAPSSPHQVPPEPSQPPPPQPQSAPGLSPSSPPMAPAQAQETPTQLTSHGAKAPHDNPFADSFAAVEGQSMAGAPGFGQAPSSGLGDSVASGHSSSQLQPQPPQLSRVEPPADPPQTPSATASVLATTLGLNMSPAQQQQADQQAAEIVRETVARLIDLLRARTSIKNELRVQRTMIQTEANNPLKFSATERDALEVMFAGNGAFMQPQDAVRDSFEDLSDHQVAVLAGMRAGYGAMLSYFNPENIERRLGDTSGVFGNKNARKWQGFSALYRELVGDPEACYRKLFGDEFAVTYENQLSELKNARQLQNESVERRKGVGRVEK, from the coding sequence ATGAAGTACAACAATAGTGTGAGTCAGGAAGACATGGACCTCATTCTCTCTGTATTGGCCGACCCCCCGGGGGCCAACATGCTCAAGCACACCAAACTGTTTACGCAAGCGGGTGGCAGCTTGGGCCGCTCGGCAGACAACGACTGGGTATTGCCCGATCCCGACCGCGTTGTCTCTTCCAGACATGCACAGATTGCCTTTAGTGGGAATCAATATTTTCTGACGGATACCAGTACCAACGGTACCTTTTACAACGGTGCCGAAGAGATGATCGGCAAGGGGAACCAGGTGTCCCTGAAAGAGGGCGATATCCTCCATATGGGGGAATACCGCCTCAAGGTGACTCTGCGTCAGCCGCAGGCGGAAAGCCATCTGCCAAAGGGTCTTGGCAGTGCCGATTTTCTCGACACCTCAGACCGCACAACCTTTAATTCTAGCACCAGAGCCAAAATACAAAACCAGAACGACGCCAGGGAGCTGGACAACTGGCTGGAACCCGGTGGCGGCGCCGATATCTCCCAGTCTGGGGAGTGGGGTTATATCGGCTCCGGGACCCAGCAGACACCGTCCAGTGACAGCCTGTTGGGGGTCGAGGCCGGCCCGCTGGATCCCCTCGCTGCCTTTGACCGGCCACAGGCGGTGGCTACACCAGATGCCCCGGGTTTGGGTGGGGCGGTCAGCCAAGCCGGTGCGGGCCAGTGGTCCGATGAGGATTGGTGGAAAGATGGCAGCGAGCAGGACCATGTGTCGGCGGATCAACAGGCCGTGCACATTGCCCCGGAGCCGCCAATGGAAGCACAGACTCCGGCCCAGCCACAGGTGGCGCCATCCAGTCCGCATCAGGTACCCCCCGAGCCATCACAGCCACCGCCCCCGCAGCCACAATCCGCGCCGGGGCTGTCTCCATCGTCACCACCGATGGCACCTGCACAAGCGCAGGAAACTCCCACCCAATTAACGTCACACGGTGCAAAGGCGCCTCACGATAACCCGTTTGCGGATTCTTTCGCCGCTGTGGAGGGCCAGTCGATGGCGGGTGCGCCGGGATTTGGGCAGGCGCCCTCGTCAGGCCTTGGGGATTCTGTCGCCTCGGGGCACTCCTCTTCCCAGTTGCAGCCCCAGCCGCCCCAGCTGAGCCGGGTCGAACCCCCAGCGGACCCGCCGCAGACACCGTCCGCAACGGCCAGTGTGCTGGCGACAACTCTGGGCTTGAATATGAGCCCCGCGCAGCAGCAACAGGCGGATCAGCAGGCGGCCGAGATCGTTCGCGAAACCGTCGCCCGCTTGATAGACCTCTTGCGCGCGCGCACCAGTATTAAAAATGAGCTGCGTGTGCAGCGTACCATGATCCAGACTGAGGCCAATAACCCACTGAAGTTCAGTGCAACCGAACGGGATGCCCTGGAGGTCATGTTTGCGGGAAACGGTGCATTTATGCAGCCGCAAGACGCGGTGCGGGACAGTTTTGAAGACCTCTCCGATCACCAGGTGGCGGTACTCGCTGGCATGCGCGCGGGCTACGGTGCGATGCTCAGTTACTTTAACCCCGAAAATATCGAGCGGCGCCTGGGTGATACTTCCGGGGTTTTCGGCAATAAGAATGCGAGAAAATGGCAGGGCTTTAGTGCACTGTACCGCGAGTTGGTTGGCGATCCCGAAGCTTGCTACCGCAAGTTGTTTGGCGATGAATTTGCTGTGACGTATGAAAATCAATTGTCAGAATTGAAAAATGCCAGACAACTGCAAAATGAATCTGTTGAACGAAGAAAAGGAGTTGGTCGTGTCGAAAAATAA
- the tssJ gene encoding type VI secretion system lipoprotein TssJ: MSKNNWFRITLLGFLVVTLAACQTTRRTLNLDTSVELSMDIREDVNPDDDGRASPVVVRIFMLADDRQFAREEFLNLYENAQSRLGKDLLDTVILKEFAPGEQRVEALALTPEVKYIGLLAEFVQYQRADALMVLPIVDHRKNAYQISLADTRIGTPDEIAKRRRDKASVLPRRDTAEGRDKMITISSEDYESMKERLREMESSK; the protein is encoded by the coding sequence GTGTCGAAAAATAATTGGTTCCGTATCACTCTGCTGGGGTTTCTGGTGGTTACCCTGGCAGCCTGCCAGACTACCAGGCGCACCCTGAACCTGGACACCAGTGTCGAACTGTCGATGGATATCCGCGAAGACGTCAATCCCGATGACGATGGGCGCGCTTCTCCCGTGGTGGTTCGTATTTTTATGCTGGCGGATGACCGCCAGTTTGCACGGGAGGAGTTCCTGAACCTGTACGAAAATGCCCAATCCCGCCTGGGTAAAGACCTGCTGGATACCGTGATCCTGAAAGAGTTCGCTCCCGGTGAACAGCGCGTGGAAGCATTGGCGCTGACCCCGGAGGTGAAATATATCGGCCTTCTGGCCGAGTTTGTGCAGTATCAGCGGGCCGATGCCCTGATGGTGCTGCCGATCGTCGACCATAGAAAAAATGCGTACCAGATATCCCTGGCCGATACTCGCATCGGCACGCCCGACGAGATTGCCAAACGGCGCCGTGACAAAGCATCCGTCCTACCGCGAAGGGACACTGCAGAGGGCCGGGACAAGATGATAACCATTTCCAGTGAGGACTATGAATCGATGAAGGAGCGTCTCCGGGAAATGGAAAGTTCTAAATAG